DNA from Micromonospora nigra:
CACCGACTTAGCACGGGAGGCTGCAGTGCAGCAGGAGTCCGTTCCGCGCCGTGATCTTGGTACTGCGGCTGCCCCGGCCTTCCTGCCGCACGAACGATCATGCCCATGGGCATCTGGGCGCTTACCCGGGCGCCCATGAGCGCCAGTAGGACGCGACCTTCGACCGGCAGCACATCGACTTGAGATACCCGTGTGACTTGGCGAGTCCAGCGGCTTGACGCTCTGTTGGGCCCGAAGAAGAGCGGTACGGCGGGCCACCCGATCGGGAGGCCCTGATGGAGAGGGAGAGCACCCGAATGAGTGTCGACACGGCGAGCGGCGAGGACCTCCACGCCGCGATGGTCGATCAGCTCGTCGCTGATCACACGGAGAAAGGGCTGGTCATGCGGTCCGAGGTGGAGGCGGCGCTACGGTCCGTGCCACGCCATCTGTTCACTCCGGATGCCGCGCTGGCGGAGGCGTACCGGGCCGACCAGGCCGTGGTGACCAAGCGGATCGGCGACGAGGCGGTCAGTTCGGTGTCGGCGCCGTGGCTCATCGCGGAGATGCTCGGTCAGGCCGCCGACGCTGTCGACGGCGGGTTGGCCGGCCGGCATGTCCTGGAGATCGGTTCCGGCGGGTACAACGCCGCTCTGCTGCGCGAGTTGGTCGGCCCGTCGGGCTCGGTCACGACCGTGGACATCGACCGTGAGGTGACCGACCGGGCCACCGCCTGCCTCATCGCGGCGGGTTACGACGACGTGGTCGTGGTGTGCGCGGACGCCGAGCAACCGGTCAACCCGGGCCGTTCATACGACTTGATCATCGTCACGGTCGGCGCGTGGGACATTTCCCCGGCCTGGACCGCGCAGCTCGCCGAGAACGGAACGCTTGTCGTGCCGCTACGGACGTTCGGGATGACCCGCTCGTGGGCGATGCGCCGGACCGGCGACCGGCTGGTCAGCCACAGCCAGCGGTTGTGCGGGTTCGTGTCGATGCAGGGCGCCGGGGCGCACGAGGTGCGGTACGTCGACATCGCTGACGGGGTCCACCTGCGGCTGGACGAGGACCAGCAGGTCAACCGCCACGCCGTCGGTGAGCTGTTGGCGCAGGCACCCGCTCGGGCATGGGCCGGGGTGAGCCTTCCCCCTCGTACCGTCCTGGCTGATCTCGACCTGTGGCTGGCGACCCGCATCACTGATGCGGGGCAGCGGTTCGTTGTTCTCACGGCTCAGCAGGAGGCCGTCGATGCGGGCGTCGTCGCCCCGGCGTGGCGCTTCGGCACACCGGCCGCCCTCGATGACGGCGCGTTCTGCTACCGCTCGACGCTGCGCTGGAACGACGACGACATGTTCGACCTGAGTGCCTGTGCTCATGGGCCCGGCGCCGCGGCGGCGGCGGGTCGGATGGTCGGACAGATGCGCGCGTGGCTGTATGCGGGCAGCCCTTCGCCGGTGCTGCACGTTCTGCCCGCTGGTACTCCCGACGGCGACCTGCCGGCCGGGACGGTGCTGGACAAGCGGCACAGCCGCTTCGTCCTCACCTTCACCCCCGCATAGAAGGGAACGTACGTGAACGAAACCGAGGCCTCGGAGTTTGCCCTGGACGTCAGCCTGGTCGACGCCGGTCCGAGCGCGGGCGGCTACGCCACCGCCACCGACGACGGGTGCGGCTCCGGCAACACCGGCTCCAACGCCTGCACCACGAAGTGCGACGGCGGCAACTGACCCCTTCCGTTCCTCTCCCGATCGGGCCCGGCGTCGAGCGCGCCGGGCCCGTCGATTCGGTGGTGCCTCATGGTTCCCGCAGCTGGTGCGGCGCTGATCAGAATCGCCGCCTACCCCAAGTGCCTCGTTCTGTCTCCCTGGCCCGACATCGCCGGTGGTCATCCGGATCAGTGGCGCGAGTGGCTGGACACGACGTGGACGCTGCCCGGGTTCGCGGCAGCCGTCACCGGCGCGGCGCCGCAGCTGGCCGATCAGATCCAACGCACGCTGGGCGGGGAGCCGGTGCCTCCGCAGCGACTGCGCCGCCTGGTGCAGTCAACGGTCCGGTACCTGCTGCGCTGGACCACCCGTGCGACCCCGTTCGGCACGTTCGCCGGCGTGGCCCCGGTCCAGTTCGGCGCTCGCGCGGCGGTCCGCCTGGGCGAGGCACATCACGCGGTCTCCCGCCCCGACGGCCAGTTCATCGCCGAGCACACCGCGCGGGCCGAACAGGACCTGGCCACCCTGCGCAACGTCGCGGTGGTGACGAACTCGTTGGGATACCGGCGCGGCGACAGGTGGGTTCTGCCCTGTGCCCATGCCAGCGACGATCGGCGGTGGGACGTCGAGATCCGCCTGACCGTCCCGATCCGGGCGGCGATCCAGGGGGCGCGGTCCCCGGTCAGGTTCGCCGACCTCGCTGCGACGGTCGCCGGACCCGCCAGCATCGCCGACGCCGAGCGTCTGCTGGCCGAACTGGTCCACACCGGGGTGCTGCTGTCGGCACTACGCCCACCCATGACCGCCACCGACCCAGCCGCTCACGTCACCCGCCATTACGCCATCCCGGAGCCGGGTAGCCGGATCGCCGTCGATCTACGCGCCGACATCGCGGTGACCCTGCCCCCACCGGTGCTGCACGAGGCGGAGCGGGCCGCGTCCACGCTCCTGGCGGTCGCGCCACTCCCCACGCCCGGATGGGCCGAGTACCACAACGCGTTCATCGAGCGGTGGGGTCCAGGAGCGGCTGTTCCCATCCGTGAGGTGCTGAACGTGCTGGGGTTCCCGGCCGGCTACCGGGGATCCGCTCGCCGCGCCCCCGCGCTGTTCACCGCCCGCGACCGGCTGCTCGGACAGCTCGCGCAGCAGGCCGCACTCGACGGCTGCGCCGAGGTGGTGCTCGACGACGCGCTGATCGACCGGCTGCGCGGGAATGACGACCGGCCGCCGATCCCGCACACCGAACTTCGGTTCACCCTCGCCGCCGACACCCTCCATGATCTGGACCGCGGCGCGTTCACCCTGACGGTACTCAGCGGGTCCCGCCACGCCGGGGTCGCCGCAGCCCGGTTTCTGCACCTGCTCACCCCCGCCGAACTCGCCGGATTCCAACAGGTCTACCGGCATCTGCCGACCGCCCTGCCCGGCGCGGCCACGGTGCAGCTGTCCGGACCCCCACTGGACGCCCGCCTCACCGCAGTAGCCCGGACGCCCGAACTGCTGCCCGTCCTTCCTCTCGGCGACTTCCACCCGGCACCGCCGTACACGATCGAGGATCTGGCGGTGACCGGCGACGGACGCCGGTTGTGGCTGGTATCGGCGGCCACCGGTCAGCCCGTCGAACCGCTGCTGTTCAACAGCGTGCTGCTGCCCACGCTGCAGCAGCCGCTGATGCGGTTCCTGGCCGAGATCTGGACCGCGTGGACGGCACCGTGCAGCCGGTTCGACTGGGGACATGCCAGCGGCCTGCCGTTCCTACCCCGCCTACGGCGCGGACGCACCATCGTGCACCCCGCCCGCTGGATCATCGACCACGCTGCCCTTCCCGCTCCGGGCACCACATGGCCGCAGTGGCGTGACGCCTGGCAGCGACACCGCCACCAGCGGCACATCCCGCAGGAGGTCCTGGTCGGCGACGACGACATACGGCTACGCCTTGACCTGGACGACCACGCCCACCTGGCGGTCCTACGCGACCACCTCGACCGGCATCCCCGCACCGTGGTCACCGAGGCTCCAGGGCCAGCGGGCTGGATCGACGACCGCCCCGCCGAACTCCTGCTCACCCTCACCCAACCCGCGCCGGCCGCCCCACCAGCCCGAACCGCCCGGACCGTCACCCCTGTTCAGCACTGGCCTGGGCAGTCAGGGTGGCTGGAGGCACACCTGCACGGTCGGTGCGACGACATCCTGGCCGAGCTCGCCGGGTGCCCCGCCGGCCACCTCCCAGCCGGCTGGTGGTTCCTGCGGTATCCCCACCCCGAGCCGCACCTGCGGCTACGCATCCCGCTTCCGGACACCGAAGGGTTCGCCGACACCGCCCGTCATCTCGCCGGCTGGGTGCAGCACCTGCACGATGACACCCTCCTACACGACTACAGCCTGCACCCCTACCGCCCCGAGACCCGCCACGGTGCCGCAGCGACCCTCGCCGCCGCCGAACGGGTGTTCGCCGCCGACTCACGTGCCGCCCTGCACCGGCTCACCGGAGACCGACAAGCCGCCACCGCCGCCGGGATGATCGCCATCGCCGAAGGCTTCACCGGCGACGGACCGCGCTGGCTCGCCACTCACGTCCCCCACCGGTCCGGGCCCCGCCTCGACCCCACTCAGCTCGAACATGCCCGGCGCCCGGTGCATGACGAGCGACTCGCGGCAGCGCTGGCCGCTTACCGGTCGTTGGTCGTCGTTGACGGACTCGATCCTGACGAGGTGCTGGGTGACCTGCTGCACCTGCACCACGCCCGCATGATCGGCGTCGACCCCGCCTCCGAACGGCACTGCCTGCGGCTGGCCAGAGCCGTCGCCCGCACCATCCTCGCCGGGCGTAAGCAGTGACCGCAGGGCAGTCCCTCGCCGACGGCGCGGCGGGCATCGCCCTGCTGCACTTGGAAACCGGCAACCGGCCCGCAGCGTACGAGGCACTGCGCCAGGCCACCGCCGGTGGCGTGAGCATCGCCGAGGGGGCCAGCCTCTTCTACGGTGCCCCCGCGCTCGCCTTCGTCCTCGCCACCACCGACCACCCGGGGCTCGCCCAGGCACGAGCGGCCACCGCCGACGGCACCGCCACGGTCACCCGCCGAGGGCTCGACGCCGCCCACCGCCGCATCGACCGACACCAGCAGCCGCATTACGCCGAGTACGACCTCATCTGCGGACTGACCGGGCTTGGCGTCGTCCTACGCCGGCTCGGCGATCACGACCTGCTCCGCCAGGTCCTGGAATACCTCGTCCGGCTCACCGAACCACGGGGCGAACTACCCGGCTGGTGGTGCTGGAACGGGCCCGAACGCCGCCAGCCACCGCCCCCCGGCGGTCACGCGAATTTCGGCATGGCCCACGGCGTCACCGGCCCACTGGCACTGCTCGCCCTCACCCTCCGCGATGGCATCACCGTCGCCGGACACACCACAGCGATCACCCGCATCAGCCGATGGCTGGACACCTGGCAGCAGCACACCGACGGCACGATCTGGTGGCCGCAAACCATCACCCTCACCGACCTACATTGCGCAACACCGGCCCAACAAACCCCGCTCCGGCCGTCCTGGTGCTACGGCACCCCCGGCATCGCCCGCGCCCAGCAACTCGCCGCACAAGCCCTGCGCGACACCACCCGTCAGCACCTCGCCGAGACCGCATTCACCACCTGCGTCACCGACCCCGAACAGACTCGGCGGCTCACCGACCGAGGCCTGTGTCACGGCACGGCCGGACTGCTGGCCACCGCCCGCCGCATCGCTGCCGATGCCCTCACCCCCATACCCCTCGATCTCGTCAACGATCTCCACCGGCAGGCCACCCCCACCACCAACGAGGCCGACGGACTCCTCGACGGGAAGGCAGGAGCCGACCTCGTCACCACCGCCACCACCGCCTGGGATGCCTGTCTCC
Protein-coding regions in this window:
- the fxlM gene encoding methyltransferase, FxLD system — protein: MSVDTASGEDLHAAMVDQLVADHTEKGLVMRSEVEAALRSVPRHLFTPDAALAEAYRADQAVVTKRIGDEAVSSVSAPWLIAEMLGQAADAVDGGLAGRHVLEIGSGGYNAALLRELVGPSGSVTTVDIDREVTDRATACLIAAGYDDVVVVCADAEQPVNPGRSYDLIIVTVGAWDISPAWTAQLAENGTLVVPLRTFGMTRSWAMRRTGDRLVSHSQRLCGFVSMQGAGAHEVRYVDIADGVHLRLDEDQQVNRHAVGELLAQAPARAWAGVSLPPRTVLADLDLWLATRITDAGQRFVVLTAQQEAVDAGVVAPAWRFGTPAALDDGAFCYRSTLRWNDDDMFDLSACAHGPGAAAAAGRMVGQMRAWLYAGSPSPVLHVLPAGTPDGDLPAGTVLDKRHSRFVLTFTPA
- a CDS encoding FxLD family lanthipeptide, coding for MNETEASEFALDVSLVDAGPSAGGYATATDDGCGSGNTGSNACTTKCDGGN
- a CDS encoding lantibiotic dehydratase, whose protein sequence is MVPAAGAALIRIAAYPKCLVLSPWPDIAGGHPDQWREWLDTTWTLPGFAAAVTGAAPQLADQIQRTLGGEPVPPQRLRRLVQSTVRYLLRWTTRATPFGTFAGVAPVQFGARAAVRLGEAHHAVSRPDGQFIAEHTARAEQDLATLRNVAVVTNSLGYRRGDRWVLPCAHASDDRRWDVEIRLTVPIRAAIQGARSPVRFADLAATVAGPASIADAERLLAELVHTGVLLSALRPPMTATDPAAHVTRHYAIPEPGSRIAVDLRADIAVTLPPPVLHEAERAASTLLAVAPLPTPGWAEYHNAFIERWGPGAAVPIREVLNVLGFPAGYRGSARRAPALFTARDRLLGQLAQQAALDGCAEVVLDDALIDRLRGNDDRPPIPHTELRFTLAADTLHDLDRGAFTLTVLSGSRHAGVAAARFLHLLTPAELAGFQQVYRHLPTALPGAATVQLSGPPLDARLTAVARTPELLPVLPLGDFHPAPPYTIEDLAVTGDGRRLWLVSAATGQPVEPLLFNSVLLPTLQQPLMRFLAEIWTAWTAPCSRFDWGHASGLPFLPRLRRGRTIVHPARWIIDHAALPAPGTTWPQWRDAWQRHRHQRHIPQEVLVGDDDIRLRLDLDDHAHLAVLRDHLDRHPRTVVTEAPGPAGWIDDRPAELLLTLTQPAPAAPPARTARTVTPVQHWPGQSGWLEAHLHGRCDDILAELAGCPAGHLPAGWWFLRYPHPEPHLRLRIPLPDTEGFADTARHLAGWVQHLHDDTLLHDYSLHPYRPETRHGAAATLAAAERVFAADSRAALHRLTGDRQAATAAGMIAIAEGFTGDGPRWLATHVPHRSGPRLDPTQLEHARRPVHDERLAAALAAYRSLVVVDGLDPDEVLGDLLHLHHARMIGVDPASERHCLRLARAVARTILAGRKQ
- a CDS encoding lanthionine synthetase C family protein, encoding MTAGQSLADGAAGIALLHLETGNRPAAYEALRQATAGGVSIAEGASLFYGAPALAFVLATTDHPGLAQARAATADGTATVTRRGLDAAHRRIDRHQQPHYAEYDLICGLTGLGVVLRRLGDHDLLRQVLEYLVRLTEPRGELPGWWCWNGPERRQPPPPGGHANFGMAHGVTGPLALLALTLRDGITVAGHTTAITRISRWLDTWQQHTDGTIWWPQTITLTDLHCATPAQQTPLRPSWCYGTPGIARAQQLAAQALRDTTRQHLAETAFTTCVTDPEQTRRLTDRGLCHGTAGLLATARRIAADALTPIPLDLVNDLHRQATPTTNEADGLLDGKAGADLVTTATTAWDACLLLT